In Calothrix sp. PCC 7507, one DNA window encodes the following:
- a CDS encoding site-2 protease family protein, translating into MNGTIRVGNLFGIPFYIHPSWFLVLGLVTWSYSSGLAAEFPQLAGGLALLLGLMTALLLFASVVAHELGHSFVAIRQGIDVKSITLFIFGGLASLEKESKTPGEAFWVAIAGPLVSLLLCGLITVVGITTAASGAAAAILGVLASVNLALALFNLIPGLPLDGGNILKALVWKITGNPYKGVTVASRVGQIFGWVAIASGLIPLLLSGSFNNSWNLIIGYFLLQNAGNAAQFARVQEKLTGLTAEDAVTPDSPIVSASLTLREFADEQVLNGQGWQRFLVTDDEGQLIGAVTVNDLRTIPTTLWSETQVKQVMRPITESTTVQSDQPLLEVVQLLEQQKLSTLPVIRDNGVLVGILEKAAIIQLIQNRSQLHPA; encoded by the coding sequence GCGGCGGAATTTCCCCAATTGGCTGGGGGGTTAGCTTTGCTACTAGGATTGATGACAGCGCTGTTGTTATTTGCCTCTGTCGTCGCCCATGAATTAGGACATAGCTTTGTTGCTATTCGTCAAGGAATTGATGTCAAATCCATCACACTATTTATATTTGGCGGGTTAGCGAGTTTAGAAAAAGAATCAAAAACCCCAGGTGAAGCATTTTGGGTAGCGATCGCTGGTCCTTTAGTTAGCTTACTGCTGTGTGGTCTAATCACAGTGGTTGGTATCACTACAGCGGCATCAGGAGCAGCAGCCGCAATCCTTGGTGTTTTGGCTTCTGTAAACTTGGCATTAGCGTTGTTTAACCTGATTCCTGGCTTGCCTTTAGATGGTGGGAATATACTTAAAGCCTTAGTGTGGAAAATCACAGGCAATCCCTACAAAGGCGTAACCGTTGCTAGTCGAGTGGGACAAATATTTGGCTGGGTAGCGATCGCCTCTGGTTTAATTCCCCTACTATTATCTGGTAGCTTCAACAACTCCTGGAACTTAATCATCGGTTACTTCTTGCTGCAAAATGCCGGTAATGCAGCGCAATTCGCCAGAGTGCAAGAAAAACTCACAGGTTTAACCGCTGAAGATGCAGTAACTCCAGATAGCCCAATTGTTTCTGCTAGTTTAACTCTGCGAGAGTTTGCTGATGAACAAGTATTAAACGGTCAAGGCTGGCAGCGGTTTTTAGTGACTGACGATGAAGGACAATTGATAGGTGCTGTAACTGTCAATGACTTGCGAACCATCCCCACAACACTATGGTCAGAAACTCAAGTTAAACAAGTCATGCGACCCATAACTGAATCTACCACAGTCCAATCTGATCAACCACTTTTGGAAGTAGTACAGCTTCTAGAACAACAAAAGCTTTCCACACTTCCAGTAATTCGTGACAACGGCGTACTAGTAGGAATCTTAGAAAAAGCAGCGATTATTCAACTAATTCAAAACAGATCCCAACTTCACCCTGCATAG
- a CDS encoding HigA family addiction module antitoxin, translated as MSQNLAPARVQTPGKILSRELEARSWTQKDLAEIMGRPVQIINEIIRGSKQITPETAIELSLALGTSPEFWTNLEAKYRLHLDFPISQ; from the coding sequence ATGAGCCAGAATCTAGCACCAGCGAGAGTACAAACACCAGGAAAAATTTTAAGTCGCGAATTAGAAGCGCGTAGCTGGACACAGAAAGATTTAGCAGAAATCATGGGTCGTCCAGTTCAAATTATTAACGAAATTATCCGGGGAAGTAAGCAAATTACACCTGAAACAGCTATCGAACTCTCACTCGCTTTGGGGACTTCTCCTGAGTTCTGGACGAACCTGGAAGCAAAGTATCGACTACATCTAGATTTTCCTATTTCCCAATGA
- a CDS encoding DUF4351 domain-containing protein produces the protein MNEELERADNDSPWKEILEAYFPQAMQFFFPKTAALIDWERPHEFLDKEFQQIAREAEQGRRYADKLVKVWQLAGQEIWLLIHVEIQAKPEDAFSERMFSYNLRIFDKFSKPAISLAILCDTDTTWRPHQYSYDYPDTRLNFEFGTVKLLDYQNRWAELEASDNPFATVVMAHLKTQETTKKLGERKTWKFSLIRRLYEQGWQERDIRNLYRFIDWVMILPKALEAEFWQEFKQFEQEQSMSYVTTGERIGYERGQQNLILRLLQKRVGELPQSVRDRIQSLSLNQLEALGEALLDFTGLEDLLAWLSANFTEQ, from the coding sequence ATGAACGAGGAATTAGAAAGAGCCGATAACGATTCACCGTGGAAGGAAATATTAGAAGCATATTTTCCCCAAGCAATGCAATTTTTCTTCCCGAAAACAGCAGCACTAATTGACTGGGAACGTCCCCACGAATTCCTCGATAAGGAATTTCAACAAATAGCCCGTGAAGCTGAACAGGGAAGAAGATATGCAGATAAATTAGTGAAAGTTTGGCAACTTGCAGGACAGGAAATTTGGCTATTAATTCATGTTGAAATCCAAGCAAAACCAGAAGATGCCTTTTCAGAAAGGATGTTTTCCTACAACCTGCGGATTTTTGACAAATTTTCTAAACCTGCCATCAGTTTAGCGATTTTGTGCGACACTGACACAACATGGCGACCACACCAATATAGTTATGATTATCCCGACACCAGATTAAACTTTGAATTTGGAACCGTCAAATTGCTGGATTACCAAAATCGTTGGGCAGAATTAGAAGCCAGCGACAATCCTTTTGCTACGGTGGTAATGGCACATTTGAAAACACAGGAGACGACTAAAAAGCTAGGAGAACGAAAAACTTGGAAATTCAGTTTAATTCGTCGATTGTACGAACAAGGGTGGCAAGAAAGAGATATTCGCAACCTATATCGATTTATCGATTGGGTTATGATTTTACCAAAGGCATTGGAAGCAGAATTTTGGCAAGAGTTTAAGCAATTCGAGCAGGAGCAAAGTATGAGCTATGTAACAACTGGTGAGCGCATTGGCTACGAACGTGGACAACAAAATCTCATTCTAAGACTACTACAAAAACGGGTGGGAGAGTTACCGCAATCGGTGCGCGATCGCATTCAGTCTCTTTCTCTCAATCAATTAGAAGCGTTAGGCGAGGCTTTGTTAGATTTTACAGGACTAGAGGATTTACTTGCCTGGTTATCAGCAAATTTTACTGAGCAGTGA
- a CDS encoding XisH family protein, with amino-acid sequence MSAKDKFHDAVKVALQKDGWVITDDPLRIRISSTTKLYIDLGAEKIIAAERDAQKIAVEVKSFLGTSAMAEFHTAIGQYINYRYALADFGYEQTLYLAITSVIYNDFFVQPFVDKVIQRSQVNLLIFDAEKEEVVRWQS; translated from the coding sequence ATGTCAGCCAAAGATAAATTTCACGATGCCGTCAAAGTAGCACTGCAAAAAGATGGGTGGGTGATTACTGATGACCCATTACGCATTCGTATCAGCTCGACAACGAAACTTTACATCGACTTGGGAGCAGAGAAAATTATTGCGGCTGAACGTGATGCACAAAAAATAGCTGTTGAAGTCAAAAGTTTTTTGGGTACTTCTGCAATGGCTGAATTCCATACAGCAATTGGACAGTATATTAACTACCGCTATGCTTTAGCAGATTTTGGTTATGAACAAACTCTATATTTAGCAATAACCTCGGTTATTTATAATGATTTTTTTGTACAGCCATTTGTGGACAAAGTAATTCAACGCAGTCAAGTGAATTTACTAATTTTTGATGCTGAAAAAGAAGAGGTTGTACGATGGCAAAGCTAG
- a CDS encoding XisI protein: protein MAKLEKYRKCIEQLLTQYAAHDSGEDGVETQKLFDTEHDHYQLSYVGWHNQRRIYGPVMHLDIKDDKIWIQWNGTEDDIAAELMEMGVLKQDIVLGFHPPGIRQFTDFAVG, encoded by the coding sequence ATGGCAAAGCTAGAAAAATATAGAAAGTGTATTGAGCAATTACTCACACAATATGCGGCACATGATTCAGGTGAAGATGGTGTAGAAACACAAAAGCTTTTCGATACTGAGCATGACCACTATCAACTGTCTTACGTGGGTTGGCACAATCAACGCAGGATATACGGTCCAGTGATGCATTTAGATATTAAGGATGACAAAATTTGGATTCAGTGGAATGGTACGGAAGATGATATCGCTGCTGAGTTAATGGAGATGGGTGTATTAAAACAAGATATTGTGTTGGGATTTCACCCACCCGGAATACGTCAGTTTACAGATTTTGCCGTGGGGTAG
- a CDS encoding VWA domain-containing protein — MMSDRDYTLIIDKSGSMSTPDQAGGRSRWEIAQESTLALARKCEQFDPDGITVYVFSGKFKRYENVTSAKVAQIFQENDPAGTTNLASVLQDALNNYFKRKNAGTTQPNGETILVITDGEPDDRKAVFEVIITATRQMDRDEELAISMIQVGSDAQATKFLKALDDQLQSVGAKFDICDTITLDDLEDMSLADVLMAAITD, encoded by the coding sequence ATGATGAGCGATCGCGACTATACATTAATTATTGACAAAAGTGGTAGTATGTCCACTCCTGACCAAGCAGGTGGTAGAAGTAGATGGGAGATAGCCCAAGAGTCTACTCTCGCTTTGGCTAGAAAGTGCGAACAGTTTGATCCTGATGGGATAACTGTTTACGTGTTTTCTGGGAAATTTAAACGTTACGAAAATGTCACTTCAGCCAAAGTTGCACAGATATTTCAAGAAAATGACCCTGCTGGCACAACTAACTTAGCAAGTGTCCTCCAAGATGCACTCAATAATTACTTTAAACGTAAAAATGCTGGTACAACTCAGCCCAATGGTGAGACAATTTTAGTGATTACTGATGGCGAACCAGATGATCGCAAAGCGGTATTTGAGGTAATTATCACTGCCACACGTCAGATGGATCGTGATGAAGAATTAGCAATTTCCATGATTCAAGTGGGTTCTGATGCTCAAGCCACTAAGTTTCTCAAAGCTTTAGATGACCAATTGCAAAGTGTTGGCGCTAAATTTGATATCTGCGATACCATCACTTTAGATGACTTAGAAGACATGAGTCTTGCAGATGTCTTGATGGCAGCGATAACTGACTAA
- a CDS encoding VWA domain-containing protein, with translation MLENRDYTLIIDKSGSMATPDQKGGRSRWLAAQESTLALASKCEQFDPDGITIYVFSGKFKRYENVTSAKVAQIFRENDPSGTTDLAGVLKHATDDYLQRKSAGQTKANGETILVVTDGEPDDRKAVMKVIIEASRRLDRDEELAISFIQVGTDVQATRFLKVLDDELQGAGAKFDICDTITMEDMEDLSLSEVLLNAIND, from the coding sequence ATGCTAGAAAATCGTGATTACACCTTAATTATTGACAAAAGTGGCAGCATGGCTACCCCAGATCAAAAAGGTGGGAGAAGTAGATGGTTAGCAGCACAAGAATCTACTTTAGCTCTAGCTAGTAAATGTGAGCAATTTGATCCAGATGGCATCACTATTTATGTATTTTCTGGCAAATTTAAGCGTTATGAAAATGTCACCTCTGCCAAAGTTGCACAAATTTTTCGAGAAAATGATCCATCAGGGACTACCGACTTAGCTGGAGTATTAAAACATGCTACTGATGATTACTTGCAACGGAAGTCTGCTGGTCAAACCAAGGCTAATGGTGAGACAATTTTAGTTGTTACTGATGGTGAACCAGACGATCGCAAAGCTGTGATGAAGGTAATTATAGAAGCTTCTCGCCGTCTGGATCGTGACGAAGAACTAGCTATTTCCTTCATTCAAGTTGGTACAGATGTCCAGGCTACGCGCTTTCTCAAAGTCTTAGATGATGAACTCCAAGGGGCTGGTGCTAAGTTCGATATCTGTGACACAATTACAATGGAAGATATGGAAGATTTGAGTCTATCAGAAGTGCTACTCAATGCCATTAATGACTAG
- a CDS encoding salt stress protein, Slr1339 family: MDEIEKLLAELQTEYKEAKPIQQQPQTNTAKPFIQSLPKSPSFMDGLLEQVKADFIEKDQAEELRRQQEKAQERIRQEQLQAKQLETLKNHAREWLDKLDPFSSEGLWFERFAEGYPSKLEAAIEYLRNNQ; encoded by the coding sequence ATGGATGAGATTGAAAAGCTGTTAGCTGAACTTCAAACTGAATATAAGGAAGCAAAACCTATTCAGCAGCAGCCGCAAACAAATACAGCCAAACCATTCATCCAATCACTACCAAAATCTCCATCATTCATGGATGGACTTTTGGAGCAAGTCAAGGCTGATTTTATAGAGAAGGATCAGGCTGAGGAGTTGAGAAGACAGCAAGAAAAAGCACAGGAAAGAATTCGACAAGAACAACTGCAAGCCAAGCAACTAGAGACTTTGAAAAATCATGCAAGAGAGTGGCTAGATAAATTAGATCCATTCTCATCCGAAGGACTTTGGTTTGAAAGATTTGCGGAAGGATACCCTTCAAAATTAGAAGCTGCGATTGAATATTTACGAAACAATCAATAA
- a CDS encoding helix-turn-helix domain-containing protein, with translation MKAEAENHTRLTCAVETTLKIIGGRWKVLIIRELMAGIKRFGELQRSLPGITQKMLTQQLREMEEDGIIHREVYAQIPPKVEYSLTPLGESLQPILYAMHEWAVQNLAQIDHS, from the coding sequence ATGAAAGCTGAAGCAGAAAACCACACTAGGCTAACTTGTGCAGTAGAAACTACGCTCAAGATAATTGGCGGACGCTGGAAAGTTTTAATTATCAGAGAATTAATGGCAGGCATAAAACGTTTTGGGGAATTGCAGAGGTCTTTACCCGGAATTACCCAAAAAATGCTCACCCAGCAACTTAGAGAAATGGAGGAAGACGGCATTATTCATCGAGAGGTTTATGCACAAATTCCCCCAAAAGTCGAATATTCATTAACGCCTTTGGGAGAAAGCTTACAACCAATTCTCTATGCCATGCATGAATGGGCTGTGCAGAATTTAGCACAAATAGACCATTCTTAA
- a CDS encoding FMN-dependent NADH-azoreductase, with protein MANILHIDSSPRGDRSISRSLSYEFVTSWKDTHPGDTVTYRDLGHNPVPHVDESWIAAAFTPPDVRTPELTEAIKLSDSLVDELLAADRYVFGVPMYNLNIPSTFKAYIDQIVRAGRTFTVGENGYQGLVDSSKKALIITSRGGTFPAGTPAAAYDLQEPYLRTILGFIGIIDVTFIHADSLNLGDTAREKSLAAAKSAIAQAVANW; from the coding sequence ATGGCAAATATCCTCCACATTGATTCTAGTCCCAGAGGCGATCGCTCTATTTCACGTTCACTATCCTATGAGTTCGTCACATCCTGGAAAGATACCCATCCTGGTGATACAGTCACCTATAGGGATTTAGGGCACAATCCCGTTCCCCATGTCGATGAGTCTTGGATTGCTGCTGCTTTCACACCACCAGATGTACGCACACCTGAATTAACTGAAGCAATTAAGCTTTCTGATAGCTTGGTTGATGAATTGCTAGCAGCTGACCGCTATGTATTTGGCGTACCGATGTATAATCTTAACATACCTTCTACCTTTAAGGCTTACATTGACCAAATTGTACGCGCTGGCCGTACTTTCACAGTTGGTGAGAACGGCTATCAAGGTTTAGTGGATAGTAGTAAGAAAGCACTGATTATCACATCTCGTGGTGGTACTTTTCCTGCAGGTACTCCCGCTGCTGCTTATGACTTGCAAGAACCTTACCTCCGCACTATTCTTGGTTTTATAGGCATCATTGACGTTACTTTTATCCACGCCGATAGCCTGAATTTGGGTGACACAGCACGAGAAAAATCTTTAGCCGCAGCTAAAAGTGCGATCGCCCAAGCTGTAGCTAATTGGTAA
- a CDS encoding 2TM domain-containing protein, with the protein MTAFEPQGIRSYSQEEVQQILHLAIARQAADPDREFSYKELLEIAAELEIPPDSLQLAERDWLVQQSEVQQRQVFNAYRRGRFKKRVGKYVIINAFLMLVDLMAGGGLAWSLYILLFSGLSSGLDAWNTFQTKGEEYETAFQNWHRKHQIKKTINTVVNKWFRAFQM; encoded by the coding sequence ATGACGGCATTTGAACCTCAAGGCATCCGTTCTTATAGCCAAGAAGAAGTGCAACAAATTCTTCACTTAGCGATCGCCCGTCAAGCTGCAGATCCAGACAGAGAGTTTTCCTATAAAGAATTGTTAGAAATTGCGGCTGAGTTAGAAATACCTCCAGATTCTTTACAACTAGCAGAACGTGATTGGTTGGTACAACAAAGTGAAGTCCAACAGCGACAAGTTTTTAATGCTTACCGTCGTGGAAGATTTAAGAAGCGGGTTGGCAAATATGTCATCATTAACGCATTTTTAATGCTGGTGGATCTGATGGCTGGTGGCGGTCTTGCATGGTCGCTTTACATTTTGCTATTCTCTGGATTATCTTCGGGGCTTGATGCCTGGAATACATTTCAAACTAAAGGCGAAGAGTATGAAACAGCCTTCCAAAATTGGCATCGGAAGCATCAAATCAAAAAAACTATCAATACAGTTGTGAATAAGTGGTTCAGAGCTTTCCAAATGTAG
- a CDS encoding creatininase family protein, translating into MHSFIPPERFFAYLSWTDIQEMPDKENVVIIQPVGAIEQHGPHLPLIVDAAIGVGVLGKAMEKLDASIPAYALPSLYYGKSNEHWHFPGTITLSTETLTATIMEVGESIYRAGFRKLVLMNSHGGQPQVMQMAARDLHVKYDDFLVFPLFTWRVPHITKDLLTPKEAQLGMHAGDAETSIMLALLPDQVKLEKAVAEYPPAQPEGSLLSLEGKLPVAWVTRDISKSGVIGDATTATKEKGDRILESVSNGWVEVIQEIYTFRQPQPR; encoded by the coding sequence ATGCACAGCTTTATTCCCCCAGAACGCTTTTTCGCTTACCTGAGTTGGACTGACATCCAAGAAATGCCGGATAAGGAAAATGTGGTAATTATTCAACCAGTAGGGGCGATTGAACAGCATGGCCCCCATTTACCGTTAATTGTGGATGCGGCGATTGGTGTGGGGGTTTTGGGGAAAGCAATGGAAAAGCTTGACGCTAGTATTCCTGCTTATGCTTTACCCAGCCTTTATTATGGTAAATCTAACGAACACTGGCACTTTCCAGGGACAATAACCTTGAGTACGGAAACACTCACGGCGACAATTATGGAAGTGGGAGAAAGTATTTACCGGGCTGGGTTTAGAAAGTTGGTGTTGATGAATTCCCACGGTGGACAACCGCAAGTTATGCAGATGGCGGCGCGGGATTTACATGTCAAGTATGATGACTTTTTGGTATTTCCGCTGTTTACTTGGCGTGTGCCCCATATTACTAAAGATTTGCTGACACCAAAGGAAGCACAGTTAGGAATGCACGCTGGAGATGCCGAAACTAGTATTATGTTGGCACTTTTGCCAGACCAAGTGAAGCTAGAGAAAGCTGTTGCTGAGTATCCACCAGCACAACCAGAGGGGAGTTTATTAAGTTTAGAAGGTAAGCTACCTGTGGCTTGGGTGACGCGGGATATTAGTAAAAGTGGCGTGATTGGGGATGCGACTACAGCCACCAAAGAAAAAGGCGATCGCATTCTTGAATCTGTGTCTAATGGTTGGGTGGAAGTTATTCAAGAGATATATACCTTTCGACAACCCCAACCCAGATAA
- a CDS encoding PIN domain-containing protein — translation MKIGDAFQGINKVFLDTSPVIYYVEATPGYAIVAQEVFKLLSQGSFEAVVSPVTLAECLVIPIRLGQAKSQQNFIDMLTNTDGISFVPITPAVSQEAALMRVRYGLKLPDALQVATALVAGCDAFLTNDAALQRVTELRIIVLGALEI, via the coding sequence ATGAAGATTGGTGATGCCTTCCAAGGGATAAATAAGGTTTTTTTAGATACGTCTCCAGTTATTTACTACGTAGAAGCAACGCCTGGATATGCTATTGTGGCTCAGGAAGTATTTAAGTTGTTGAGTCAAGGCAGTTTTGAAGCTGTAGTTTCACCTGTAACGTTAGCAGAGTGTTTAGTCATACCTATTCGGTTGGGACAAGCTAAATCTCAACAAAATTTTATAGATATGTTAACAAATACTGATGGGATATCATTTGTCCCAATTACGCCTGCTGTGAGTCAAGAAGCAGCTTTAATGAGAGTACGTTATGGTTTAAAGTTACCAGATGCATTACAGGTGGCAACAGCTTTAGTAGCTGGTTGTGATGCATTTTTAACTAATGATGCGGCGTTACAAAGAGTAACAGAGTTGCGAATTATAGTTTTAGGTGCGTTGGAAATTTGA
- a CDS encoding ROK family protein, giving the protein MVDENGSIRTLSVDIGGSGVKAMVLDITGTPITERGRLDTPQPAKPDVVINAIAVLAAAQGEFHRVSVGFPGVVRCGVTETAVNLDRDWIGFNLETALSQQLRKPVRVINDADMQGFGAIAGKGVELVITLGTGFGSALFVDGKLVPNMEMGHHQFRKGETYEEQLGRAILEKIGDKKWNKRLEKAIASLQNLFNYDCLYIGGGEAVRVNMHLPLNVKLIPNITGLLGGIALWRN; this is encoded by the coding sequence ATGGTTGATGAAAATGGATCAATTCGCACCCTATCAGTTGATATTGGCGGGAGTGGTGTCAAAGCGATGGTATTGGATATTACAGGGACTCCCATCACAGAAAGGGGACGTTTAGATACACCCCAGCCGGCAAAACCTGATGTTGTAATTAATGCGATCGCAGTTTTAGCAGCTGCACAAGGTGAGTTTCATCGCGTTTCGGTGGGTTTTCCTGGAGTGGTGCGCTGTGGCGTGACGGAAACAGCCGTCAACTTAGATCGAGATTGGATTGGGTTTAACTTAGAAACCGCATTGTCGCAACAATTAAGAAAGCCTGTACGAGTGATTAATGATGCAGATATGCAGGGATTTGGGGCGATCGCTGGCAAAGGCGTAGAATTAGTGATTACCTTGGGGACTGGGTTTGGTTCTGCATTGTTTGTGGATGGCAAACTAGTACCAAATATGGAAATGGGACATCATCAGTTTCGCAAAGGAGAAACCTACGAAGAACAACTAGGGCGGGCGATATTGGAAAAAATCGGCGATAAAAAATGGAATAAGCGGTTAGAAAAAGCGATCGCCTCTTTGCAAAATCTCTTCAACTATGATTGCCTTTACATCGGCGGTGGTGAAGCCGTCAGAGTGAATATGCATCTACCCCTAAACGTCAAACTCATCCCCAATATCACCGGTTTATTAGGCGGTATTGCTTTGTGGCGAAATTAG
- a CDS encoding daunorubicin resistance protein DrrA family ABC transporter ATP-binding protein produces MAPAVLIQNLRKRYGTVEAVKDVSFQVEPGEIFGLLGPNGAGKTTTLRALCTLTTPDAGKIEVSGISVLDNPRVARQRLGYVAQEVALDKVLTGKELLQLQAALYHLPSALGKQRIETVLDLLGLQEYANQKTGTYSGGLRKRLDLAAGLLHSPDVLVLDEPTVGLDIESRFVVWDFLRKLRASGTTVVITSHYLEEIDALASSVAIIDRGIVIASGTPSQLKDQVGGDRITLRIREFSPLEEAETAKHLLKDLPFVQEAIVNTAQGNSLNLVVTPQNDALITIQQKLHAAGLTIFSIAQSRPSLDDVYLAATGKTLMDAELAAVANRDPKAEKKQNMR; encoded by the coding sequence ATGGCTCCCGCCGTTTTAATTCAAAATTTGCGAAAGCGCTACGGTACTGTTGAAGCCGTCAAAGATGTCTCCTTCCAGGTAGAACCAGGAGAAATTTTTGGCTTACTTGGCCCCAACGGTGCTGGTAAGACTACTACCTTGCGTGCCTTGTGTACACTCACCACACCGGATGCTGGCAAAATCGAAGTATCTGGCATCTCTGTGTTGGATAACCCCAGAGTCGCAAGACAACGCTTAGGCTACGTGGCGCAGGAAGTCGCTTTAGATAAGGTGCTGACAGGAAAAGAATTGCTGCAATTGCAAGCAGCGCTTTATCATCTCCCCAGCGCCCTAGGAAAACAGCGTATTGAGACAGTGTTGGATTTACTCGGCTTACAGGAATACGCCAATCAAAAAACAGGAACCTATTCTGGCGGTTTACGTAAGCGCCTAGATTTGGCTGCAGGATTGCTTCATTCACCAGATGTTTTGGTTTTAGATGAGCCAACAGTAGGACTTGACATAGAAAGCCGTTTTGTGGTATGGGATTTCTTGCGTAAGTTACGTGCTTCTGGGACAACGGTAGTAATTACCAGCCATTATTTAGAAGAGATTGATGCCCTAGCCTCTAGCGTGGCAATTATTGATCGGGGGATTGTGATTGCATCTGGCACACCTTCGCAGTTGAAAGATCAAGTCGGGGGCGATCGCATCACATTACGCATCCGCGAATTTTCTCCCCTAGAGGAAGCAGAAACAGCGAAACATCTGCTAAAGGATTTGCCATTTGTGCAAGAAGCGATCGTCAACACCGCCCAGGGAAATTCCTTGAACTTAGTGGTGACGCCTCAAAATGATGCACTGATCACCATCCAGCAAAAACTCCATGCTGCAGGCTTAACCATTTTCAGCATTGCCCAATCACGCCCCAGCCTAGATGACGTTTATCTCGCCGCCACAGGTAAAACCCTCATGGATGCTGAACTAGCCGCAGTTGCTAACCGCGATCCTAAAGCCGAGAAAAAGCAGAATATGAGGTAG
- a CDS encoding ABC transporter permease, with protein MSITPKSDLNWQPAISPQVSTDTNSNFFGELVQETLALTRRLFIQLQRRPSTLAAGIIQPVMWLVLFGALFQNAPKGMFGDTTNYGQFLSAGVIVFTAFAGALNAGLPVMFDREFGFLNRLLVAPLASRFSIVFASAIFIISQSLLQAAVIVAAAAFLGAGLPDAAGLSAIALIVFLLALGVTAISLGLAFALPGHIELIAVIFVVNLPLLFASTALAPLSFMPKWLQVIATLNPLSYAIEPIRYLYLHSDWGLGSVVMQAPWGHVTFGGAILVLLGFAFVALLSIQPQLRRTLA; from the coding sequence ATGAGCATCACCCCAAAATCTGATCTAAATTGGCAACCAGCAATATCACCGCAGGTATCCACTGATACTAATAGCAACTTTTTCGGTGAACTGGTGCAGGAAACGCTAGCACTAACTCGTCGCTTGTTTATTCAATTGCAACGCCGTCCTTCCACCTTGGCGGCGGGAATTATTCAACCAGTGATGTGGCTGGTGTTATTTGGTGCTTTATTCCAAAACGCCCCCAAAGGGATGTTTGGGGATACCACGAATTACGGACAATTTTTGAGCGCAGGTGTAATTGTTTTTACAGCCTTTGCCGGGGCACTAAATGCTGGGTTGCCCGTCATGTTTGATCGAGAGTTCGGTTTTTTAAATCGGTTGCTGGTGGCGCCTCTAGCATCCCGTTTTTCCATTGTTTTCGCTTCAGCAATCTTTATTATTAGTCAAAGTTTGTTGCAAGCAGCGGTGATTGTCGCCGCCGCCGCATTCTTAGGGGCTGGTTTACCAGATGCTGCTGGCTTAAGTGCGATCGCCCTCATCGTTTTCTTGCTAGCCTTGGGTGTGACAGCAATTTCTCTTGGTTTGGCTTTTGCCCTTCCTGGACACATCGAACTAATTGCAGTAATTTTTGTTGTTAACCTACCATTGCTATTTGCTAGCACTGCCTTAGCACCTTTATCTTTCATGCCCAAATGGTTGCAAGTTATCGCCACCCTCAATCCCCTCAGCTATGCCATTGAACCAATCCGCTATCTATATCTTCACAGTGATTGGGGATTGGGTAGTGTAGTCATGCAAGCACCTTGGGGTCATGTTACCTTTGGGGGAGCAATATTGGTATTACTTGGCTTTGCTTTTGTCGCCTTGTTAAGCATTCAACCGCAACTACGGCGGACTCTTGCTTAA